In one Corallococcus sp. EGB genomic region, the following are encoded:
- a CDS encoding carboxypeptidase-like regulatory domain-containing protein, whose protein sequence is MKHYIRAAGGAVLGLLAVACGGGGYTPDPGVRTEDAEAVDLENLRILVSGEARVFPEAEGMTAVPASLTGMALTVEEPLRVAVNDSAATFATGEVSKDGAFRITDVPVRDVHQGLAVGLAHDGLVRSTTLVYDTAFTGTRPRTDIIDAHVWALPTAFVDHLGAAVGAPRLQGHTGDPEATLASAGFVLGRVVDLSGQPVGGVRVALDRADLADRVYYPSEDLTSVSTTGTAANGLFLFVHSGAGVSSFQLSVEGTDAYVPRNVDVGPGLGVVLTVYPGRYPP, encoded by the coding sequence ATGAAACACTACATTCGGGCGGCGGGTGGGGCCGTGCTCGGGCTGCTGGCGGTGGCCTGTGGCGGCGGCGGATACACACCGGATCCTGGCGTGCGGACCGAGGACGCCGAGGCGGTGGACCTGGAGAACCTTCGCATCCTCGTGAGCGGCGAGGCACGCGTGTTCCCTGAAGCGGAGGGAATGACCGCCGTGCCCGCGTCGCTCACAGGCATGGCGCTCACCGTGGAGGAGCCGCTGCGCGTGGCCGTCAACGACTCGGCCGCCACCTTCGCCACCGGCGAGGTCTCCAAGGATGGCGCCTTCCGCATCACCGACGTGCCCGTGCGCGACGTGCACCAGGGGCTCGCGGTGGGCCTGGCGCACGACGGCCTCGTGCGCAGCACCACGCTCGTCTACGACACGGCCTTCACCGGCACCCGTCCGCGCACGGACATCATCGACGCGCACGTCTGGGCCCTGCCCACCGCGTTCGTGGATCATCTGGGCGCCGCCGTGGGTGCGCCGCGGCTTCAGGGGCACACCGGAGACCCGGAGGCCACCCTGGCCTCCGCGGGCTTCGTGCTGGGGCGCGTGGTGGACCTGAGCGGTCAGCCGGTGGGCGGCGTGCGCGTGGCGCTCGACCGCGCCGACCTGGCGGACCGCGTCTACTACCCGTCGGAGGATCTGACCTCCGTGAGCACCACGGGCACCGCGGCGAACGGGCTGTTCCTCTTCGTGCACTCGGGCGCCGGCGTTTCCTCCTTCCAGCTGTCCGTCGAAGGCACCGACGCCTATGTGCCACGCAACGTCGACGTGGGCCCGGGCCTGGGCGTGGTGCTCACCGTCTACCCGGGCCGCTACCCGCCTTGA